TTGAAGCCGCTGCAATCGAGCGCGCGCAACGGCGCGATGGTGCTGTTCGCGCCCAACGCGTTCGTGGTCGAACACGTCCGCGAACGCTACCTGGGCCGGATCCGCGAGCTGCTGGCGCATTTCGCCGGCCACGAGGCGGTCAGCCTGGAAGTCGGTTCCCTGCCGCGCGCGGCCGTCGCCGCCCCAGCGGTGGATGCCTCGGCGCGTCCGGCGGCCGCGCCCGCCGCGGAAGCCTTCAACGGCAACCTGGACAGCCATTACACGTTCGAGAACTTCGTCGAGGGGCGCAGCAACCAGCTCGGGCGTGCGGCGGCGATGCAGGCGGCGCTCAACCCCGGCGAACGCGGGCACAACCCGCTGCTGCTCTACGGCGGCACCGGCCTGGGCAAGACCCACCTGATGTTTGCCGCCGGCAACCTGATGCGCAGCAACAATCCCGGCACCCGGGTGATGTACCTGCGCAGCGAGCAGTTCTTCAGCGCGATGATGAAAGCCCTGCAGGAAAAGGCGATGGACGGCTTCAAGCGCCATTTCCAGCAGGTCGACGCGTTGCTGATCGACGACATCCAGTTCTTCGCCGGCAAGGACCGCACCCAGGAGGAGTTCTTCCACACCTTCAATGCGCTGTTTGACGGCAAGCAGCAGATCATCCTCACCTGCGACCGCTACCCGCGCGAGGTCGATGGCCTGGAACCGCGGCTCAAGTCGCGCCTGGCCTGGGGCCTGAGCGTGGCGATCGAACCGCCGGATTTCGAGACGCGTGCGCAGATCGTGCTGTCCAAGGCCGCCGAGCGCGGCGTGGTCATTCCCGAGGACGTCGCCTTCCTGCTGGCCAAGAAGATGCGCTCCAACGTGCGCGACCTGGAGGGCGCCCTCAACACCCTGACCGCGCGCGCCAACTTCACCGGCCGGGCGATCACCACCGACTTCGCCCAGGAGACCCTGCGCGACCTGCTGCGCGCGCAGCAGCATTCGATCGGCATTCCCAACATCCAGAAGACCGTCGCCGATTACTTCGGCCTGCAGATGAAGGACATGCTCTCCAAGCGCCGCACGCGCTCGCTGGCGCGGCCGCGGCAGATGGCCATGGCCCTGACCAAGGAACTGACCGAGCACAGCCTGCCGGAGATCGGCGACGCGTTTGGCGGCCGTGACCACACCACCGTGCTGCACGCGTGCCGGCAGATCCGCACGCTGATGGAGACCGACGGCAAGATGCGTGAAGACTGGGAAAAACTGATCCGCAAGCTCAGCGAATAAGCGCTGTGGTGTGCCTGGGCACAAGCTGTGGGCAACTCGGCCCTGCGGCGGAGGCAGCAATTCTATCCACAGCTTGTGCCCAGCGTGAAACACCCTTGTACCGCGATTGCAACACCCATCAATCCCTTCCACATCAATGGGTTGAACGGCTTTTCCCGCAATTTTCGCTGCCCCACCACCAGCAGGCTTTAGATTTATACATATTTCTGTATTGGAGTTTTCGCGGCGTCAGACGCTCGATCGGTCCGTTCCATCGGCTCCACGCGCGTTGAGTCGCGGCGAGCTGATTCGCCGGTCTCGCGACGCGTCCAGGAATGGACGAGTCGGACAATTCAGCAACTGCGTGGGTTTTCCGGGCATAAGCTGTGGACAAGCCCGACAGGGCGGTATCATCGCCAAGTTGCCCACACCTTGTCCCTGCTGCACGATGCAGGTTGTACACGGATTGGGTCTTGCAAGATTCTCATAGGATTCAGGGGGTTGGGTGAGTTTTCCCGCAAACGGGCGCACCCCACCACCACCAAGCTTTTGATTTAACCATTCCTTTGTATTGGTAATAGGGGTAAGGACGGTATGCGTTTCAGCCTGCAACGCGAAGTATTCCTCAAGCCGCTGTCCCAGGTCGTCAACGTGGTCGAGCGCCGCCAGACCCTGCCGGTGCTGGCCAACCTGCTCGCCCAGGTGAAGGACGGCCAGCTGTCGCTGACCGGCACCGATCTGGAAGTGGAGATGGTCTCGCGCGTCATGGTCAATGACGCCGAGGACGGGGAAACCACCATTCCGGCGCGCAAGCTGTTCGATATCGTCCGGGCGCTGCCTGACGGCAGCAAGGTCACGGTCACCCAGTCGGGCGAGAAGCTCACGGTCCAGGCCGGCCGCTCACGCTTCACCCTGGCGAGCCTGTCGGCCAACGACTTTCCGTCCATCGACGAGGTCGACGCCACCGAACGGGTGCAGGTACCCGAGTCCACCCTCAAGGAACTGATCGAGCGCACCGCGTTCGCGATGGCCCAGCAGGACGTGCGCTACTACCTCAACGGTCTGCTGTTCGACCTGCGCGAGGACACCCTGCGTTGCGTCGCCACTGATGGTCACCGGTTGGCCCTGTGCGAGGCGCCCTACGAGGGCGGCACCGGTACCAAGCGCCAGATCATCGTGCCGCGCAAGGGCGTGACCGAACTGATGCGCCTGCTGGAAGGCGGCGACCGCGAGTTGGAGTTGGAGATGGGCCGTGGCCACATCCGGGTCAAGCACGACGATGTCACCTTCACCAGCAAACTGATCGACGGACGCTTCCCCGACTACGAGGCGGTGATCCCGATCGGCGCCGACAAGGAAGTGCGGATCGACCGCGAGGTGCTGCGCGCCTCACTGCAGCGGGCCGCCATCCTCTCCAACGAGAAGTACCGCGGCGTCCGCATCGAAGTCACCCCGGGCCAGTTGAAGATCAGCGCGCACAATCCGGAGCAGGAAGAAGCGCAGGAAGAGGTCGAGGCTGACACCCGGGTCGACGACCTGGCGGTGGGCTTCAACGTCAATTACCTGCTGGACGCACTCACGGCGCTCAAGGGCGAGATGGTCGTGCTGGCGCTGCGCGACGCCAACTCCTCGGCGCTGGTGCGCGAAGCCGACAGCGAGCGGTGTCGCCACGTGGTGATGCCGCTACGCCTGTAGATCGCGCGACAATGTTCCACGTGGAACCATGGTTCTCCCTCACGCCCGGCTTGCCCGGGCGTGAGGCATTCCGGGCCATGGGATTTCGCAGCGGACCGCCGGTATGCGCATAACGCGTCTGGACATCCGTAATCTGCGTGCGTTCGAGGACGTGCAGTTGCGGCCCGCCCCCGGAATCAACTTCTTCGCCGGCGAGAACGGCGCCGGCAAGACCAGCATTCTGGAAGCGCTGCACCTGATGGCCTACGGGCGGAGCTTTCGCGGCCGCGTGCGCGACGGGCTGGTTCGTGCCGGCCAGTCCGCGCTGGAGGTGTTTGTCGAGTGGGACGAATCGTCCCCTGGCGCCGGCACAACGGACGAAGCACCGGTCGCAAGGCCCCTGCGCGAGCGCAAGGCCGGCCTGCGGCACAGCGGGCACGACTGGAGCGGCCGCCTCGACGGCGACAGCGTCGCCCAGCTGGGTGAACTGT
This genomic interval from Lysobacter ciconiae contains the following:
- the dnaN gene encoding DNA polymerase III subunit beta, producing the protein MRFSLQREVFLKPLSQVVNVVERRQTLPVLANLLAQVKDGQLSLTGTDLEVEMVSRVMVNDAEDGETTIPARKLFDIVRALPDGSKVTVTQSGEKLTVQAGRSRFTLASLSANDFPSIDEVDATERVQVPESTLKELIERTAFAMAQQDVRYYLNGLLFDLREDTLRCVATDGHRLALCEAPYEGGTGTKRQIIVPRKGVTELMRLLEGGDRELELEMGRGHIRVKHDDVTFTSKLIDGRFPDYEAVIPIGADKEVRIDREVLRASLQRAAILSNEKYRGVRIEVTPGQLKISAHNPEQEEAQEEVEADTRVDDLAVGFNVNYLLDALTALKGEMVVLALRDANSSALVREADSERCRHVVMPLRL